The genomic region GCCGACAGCCCGGAACTGCCCGAGTGCTGGCTCCTGGCCGAGTGGCCGGCCAACCAGGGCGAACCCGTCCAGTTCTGGCTCTCCGACCTGCCCGCCGACACCCCACTGACCACACTGGTCCGCCTGGCCAAGCTCCGCTGGCGCATCGAACACGACTACCGCGAGATGAAACAGGCCCTGGGACTCGCCCACTTCGAGGGCCGCACCTTCAACGGCTGGCACCACCACGTCACCCTCGTCTCCGTCGCCCACGCCTTCTGCACCCTGCAGCGGCTGGCCAGAGCCCCAAAAGACACGGCGCCGGCCTGAGCCTCTACCGGATCGTCCGCGAACTGCAGACCCTCCTCGCCACCTGGAACGGCGCCTGCCCCACCTGTCACCGCGACATACCCACACCAGCCCCAACCTGACCAAGCCCTACTAGTAGTCCAGCCGTAGATCGTGATCTTGCTGGTGTGGGACGCCGCGGAGATGGCCAGCGTTGATCATCTGGACGAGATCGCCCACACCATTGGCGGCGTCCGTCCCTTGCCCGCTTACTCCAGTCCACCGAGGCGGAGGGCATCCTTCATCTCGCTGAGCTTCGCGGCTGCCGTCGCGGTCCACTCCTTCGGCTGTTCAGCAACACGGAGGGCGTCCTCAATCTCGCTGAGCTTCACGGAGGACAGCACGCCTGCCCGTTCGACCAGGTCGTCACGGGACACGGTGGTCAGCCACGTGCAAGGGGTGAAGCCTGGACGCGGGAACGCGAACCGCAGCACGCCTTCGAAGGGCAGTCCTTCCGTGGCGCCCACGGCCACTTCGACGCCGAGATCGCTGATGTCGACGCCCGCCGGAGCGACGACCTGCATCGCCCGGAACCCGGACGCCTCGTCTCCCGGCAGCAGCACGACCGGCCGTCGCTCATCGAACTCAACCCACCAGACTTCGCCGCGTTGCATATGTCCTCCTGGCGCGATCTGCGGTGAGGGCGCTGTGAAAACGGGTGCGACCACCGTTGATCATCGGTGTGTGAAGATTGAAGATCATGCGGTGGCCGCAGGTCACAGCGTAGACCGTGCCCGGTGGCAGGAGTCATTCGAGGGCCTGATGCAGCGGATCGCGGGCCGCTTCGCGCGGGTTGAACCCCGGCGTCGGATCAGAGGCTTGGTGCTGGGGCTGCTGTCGGACCTGCCGCGCAAGAACTGCTGGACCATAGCCGAGCACATCGGAGACACCACCCCCGGACGGGCTGCAGCACCTGCTCCGGCGGGCTAAGTGGGACGCCGACCTGGTCCGCGACGACCTGCGCGGCTACGTGCTGGAGCATCTGGCGGACAAGCAGGCCGTGCTCGTGATGGACGAGACCGGCGCCCTGAAGAAGGGCACGCACACTGTTGGCGTCCAACGCCAGTACGTCGGAACCGCCGGCAGGATCGAGAACTCCCAGGTCTCCGTCTACCTCACCTACACCTCCCGGCACGGGCACGCGGGTATCGACCGCGCCCTGTACCTGCCCAAGTCCTGGACCGGCGACATCGAACGCCGCGAGCAGGCCGCCGTCCCGGACGAGGTGTGCTTCGCCACCAAGCCGCAGCTCGCCCAGCAGATGATCGAACGCGCCCCGGACGCCGGGACCCTGGCCGCATGGGCAGCCGGCGACGAGGTCTACGGCGACAACCCGAAACTTCGAGCCGCCCTGGAGACACGCGAACTGGGCTACGTGCTCGCGGTCTCGTGCGCCAACCGCATCCCCACCCCGGCCGGCCCGCAGCGCGCCGACCACCTGGCCAGGAAGATACCGCGCCACGCCTGGCAGAAGCTGTCCGCCGGACGCGGCGCGAAGGGCCACCGCTGGTACGACTGGGCGCTGGTCGCCATCACCACAGGCCAGCCGGCCGGACACCAGCACCTGCTGATCCGCCGCAACCGCACCACCGGGGAGCTGGCCTACTACCGCTGCTATTCTCCCCGCCCCGTCCCGCTCAGCACCCTGGTCACGGTCGCAGGCAGTCGCTGGACAGTGGAGGAGATGTTCCAAAGTTCCAAGGGACTGGCGGGACTTGACGACCATCAGGTGCGACGCTGGGACTCCTGGTACCGCTGGGTCACCCTCGCACTGCGCGCCCACGCCTTGCTCGCCGTCACCATGACCCTCGAACGCCGCGAGCAGACCCCAGCAGACGACGGGACCAGCCCCAGCGGACTGATCCCCCTCACCTGTAACGAGATCCAGCGCCTGTTCATCGCCCTGATCGTTCAACCAGCCCGCGACACCGTCCACCGACTGCGCTGGTCAACCTGGCGCCGACGCCACCAGGCCCGCGCCCGCCACAGTCACTACCGCCGCCAAGCCGCCCCTCACCCATGAAGATCACGATCTACTGCTGGAGTACTAATACTCCAGCAGTACTTTGTGGCTTGACCTGGGGAAACGTCGAGCGGTGGGAGTGTAGCGGGCAGGTTGTCGTCACGGACGGCTTCTGCCCGCCTGCCCCTCGAAGGAGTGCCCACGACGGCAAGGTCGTCCCGGGCCGGGGAAGCCTCATGTTGTGATCACCGAACAGGCAGGCGAGACCTGGGACCGCGACCTGGACCACCTCTTCACCACCATCGGGCACCACTTCGGCCGTGTCGAACCACGCCGCCGCATGCGGGACTACGTGCGCGCACTACTGGGCCCGGTGGCCCGCAAGAACAGCTGGCAACTTGCCGAACACGCCGGCCACGCCACCCCCGACGCACTGCAGCACCTGCTCTCCCGAGCCCGCTGGGACCCCGACGGCATCCGCGACGACCTTCAGGCCTACGTCGCCGAACACCTCGGCCGCCCCAACGGGGTGCTGATCATCGACGACACCGGCTTCCTGAAGAAGGGCACCACCTCCGCCGGAGTCCAAAGGCAGTACTCCGGCACCGCCGGCCGCACCGAGAACTGCCAGATCGGCGTCTTCGCCGCCTACACCAGCACGGCCGGCCGTGCTCTCGTAGACCGCGAGCTCTACTTGCCCAGGTCCTGGACCGACGACCGCGACCGCTGCCGCGCCGCCAAGGTCCCCGATCAGCGGGAGTTCGCCACCAAGAACACCCTCGCGGCGACGATCGTCCGCAGGGCCCTGGCCTCGCCACTGCCAATCGCCTGGGTCACGGCGGACGCCGCTTACGGACAGGACAACCGCTTTCGCCGGATGCTGGAAACGTCAGGTGTCGGCTATGTCCTGGCCGTCCCAAAGTCTCAGTTCTCCCTGGCCGGCCCACGCATCGACAAGGCCTTCGACAAGGCCCCCGACCAGGCATGGGAACGCCGTTCCTGCGGCGCGGGCGCGAAGGGACAGCGCGAGTACGACTGGGCGGCCGTGCAGTTGCGCCCGGTGGACGAGTACGACCACCGTGACGGCGTGCTGATCCGCCGACGGTGGGCACTGGCACGACGCAGCCTGAGCCGGCCGGACGAGATCGCCTACTACCTCGCCTACACGCCGCTGGATGTCGCCGTGGACGAACTGGTGCGCGTCGCGGGCGCCCGGTGGGCGATCGAGGAGTGTTTCCAGGCCGCGAAGAACGAGTGCGGCCTGGACGAGTACGAGGTCCGCCGCTACGTCGGCTGGTACCGACACATCACCCTGGCCATGCTCGCCCATACCTTCCTCGCCGTGATGAGCACGCAAGCAGCCCAAAAGGGGGATCCGCCGGTGAGGATGCCGTGGTCATCGAGCTCACTGTGGCAGAAGTGCGGCGCCTCCTGGCAGCTCGTCCACCCCGAGATCCCCGCGCCTACACCCACGCGTTGAACTGGTCGCACTGGCGTCGGCGACGCCAAGCGGTGGCCCGCCGCTGCCACTACCACCGTCGTGGGCACTCCTTCGAGGGGCAGGCCGGCAGAAGCCGTCCGTGACGACAACCTGCCCGCTACACTCCCACCGCTCGACGTTTCCCCAGGTCAAGCCACAAAGTACTGCTGGAGTACTAAGAACGTCGGTGCCGGATACAGCAGAAGGGCCCAGATCTCTATTGGAGATCTGGGCCCTTCTGAGCAGTAGCGGGGACAGGATTTGAACCTGCGACCTCTGGGTTATGAGCCCAGCGAGCTACCGAGCTGCTCCACCCCGCGTCGATGCCTCCACCATACGGCACCTTTGGCCTGGGCTTCGCCAGATTTTCCTGCCCGACCTGCTGCCGCAAGCGCTGGCAGCTTGCAGGGGCATCCGATCTCTGCCCGCCTCCGGCGTCATGGGGGAGTGCGGGCCGCCGCTGTCGGGGAGCGGCGGCCCGCACTGCTGTTTCCGAGGATGTCCTAACGGTTGCGAAGCTATGCGGTTCGCGTGGTGCCGCGGGCCTACCGGGTGGCCTTGCTATCAGTCTGAGTCCCACGGAAGGCATCGGCGCGAGAGGTCAGATGAGGGAGGGCAGGATGCCGCGGGGCCAGTGCCCGAGCCAGAATGCGGCGGCTGATGGCCGGTCCTGGGCCTCGGTTGAACCGTCGTGCAGCAGGTACTCGGTGGGAGCTACATAGCCTTCGCCCGGGGCTAGGCGTATTCGGATGATGCCGATGGGGCGGCCGCTGGCGACGTAGTCGCGGTAGTCCTGGGTGTGCGGGTAGCGGTCGGCGTGGTAGTCGGGGTGGACGGCTCGGCAGACCGCTTGGGCGTCGATGGCACCGAGAATGACGTACCGCACTCCGGGGCCGAGGTTGAGGCAGATCCTGCGGCGTCCGGTGTGCTTGCCGGCGTACGGGAGCTTGTCCCAGTTGTCGAGGTGCAGCCCGATCAGCCGGCCGTCTTCGTAGTTGTCGGTGGTGGTGGTCATTTCGGCCTTGGCGAAGGCTTGGCCGAGGTACACCGCATCCGGGTCGCCCAGGGGGTCGGTGAGGGCTTCAAGCGGGAGTCCTTCCCGGTACGGGGGCCGGACGACCTCCACCAGCGTGCTGTCCAGGGGGCGGCGAGGGGCTGTGACGGCCTTGACATCCACCTCGGTCATGGGGCGCCACTGCCCGGCGGGGATGAGCGCGCCGGGCTCGTATGCGGTCTCCTCGGGGCGGGTGGTCCGGACGGTGGCGATCTCGCAGCGGGCGCGGAGGGCGGAGGGGTCGCCGTAGGCGATGTACAGGGGCACGGGGTCCTCCTGGGTTAGTCGTCCCCGATGGTGATGTCGAGTTCGTTCACGAGGGCTTCGGCGAGGTCGGATTGCTGGCCGGGGTCGATGCGGACCTTGGCGAGGTTCGCGAGGCCGCGGATTGCCGACAGATCGTTCTCACGGAGGTCGGTGTTGCGGTAGCGGCCCGTGCCGAATTCGGTGAGCCGGAGCGTGCAGTCGGTGAACACGACGTCGGACAGGTCGCAGTCGGTGAACGTGGCTTCCTTGAGGACGCAGCCGATGAAGGCCACGGGGCCGGTGACGCGGACCTTCTCGAAGGTGGCGAAGTCGAGCTTGCAGCCTTCGAACAGCACGTCGTCGAGGACCAGGCCGTCCAGGGAGGCGCCCATCAGCTTGCAGTCCCGGACGTGGACGCGGGTCAGCTTGCTGCCGGTCCAGCGTGCCGAACCGAGCTCGCTGTCGCTGATCTCGACGCCGTGGAGGTTGACCGCCTCGAACTCGAGCCGCTTCGCGCGGACGCCCGCGATCCGGCCGGTGACGAGCTGCGTGTCCGCGAGGTCGAGTGATCGGAGATCGGCGTCCCCGTACGCGAAGTCCTGGACGGTGCCGTGGGAGCTGTCGAGGCTGTCGACGTTATTCAGGTAGAGGCCGGGCTCGTCCAGCCCCGGCAGGGTGATCGTGGCGTGGCCGAAGGTGCGGATGGCCATGGTGCTCCTTGTCGTTGGGGCGGGGCGGCCCCGCGCGGCGGCGGGACCGCCCGGACGTCGGCGGGTGCTACTTGTTCTTCCAGTTGTCCCAGGTGGGCCGGTTGTCGAAGGTGGCCGTGGGGTTGTCCCAGGTCGGGCGGTTGTCGAACGCGGCGAGGGGCTTGGCGTGCGCTGCTTCGGAGGTGGGCTGGTTACTCCAGGTGGCGTTGGTCCAGGCGTTCTCCCAGCGGGCGACGGCGGCGGTGCCCGCTGCCTCCAGGAGGGACTCGAATCCCTCCGCTGAGTCCATCACGAGCGTGGCGGCGTCAGTGGGCGTGTGAACGGACATGTCGCGTGACTCCTTCGAGTAGGGCGATCTTGGCGGTGGTGCAGTACCGGGTCCTGGTCCCGTCGAACCTGCCGGCATGCTCGAAGTACCGGTTCGCGGCGTGGGCACCCCCGCAGAAGGCGAAGGCGGGGCAGGTGTCGCGGCACGCGTCGACGCCCTGCCAGAACTCGGTGATCCAGGGGGTGCGTTCCTCGGCCTCGGCCACGAGGACGTACAGGCCGTCCTTGAGCACGTTGCCGGTGGTGAAGTCGCCGAACCGGGCGTCGGTGAACCCCGCCAGCTCTGGGGAGAGAGCATGACTACCCCGCCGTCGTAGGCGACAGTGGGCATCGGATCCCAAGGTGCAGAGGTGGGTGTGGGGGCGGTGTCGTGGCTGCCGAGAACGGCACCGGCGAAGTTGAGCACCCGCTGTGTCTCCCGCAGCCGGATCACCGGATTGGCCCGCCAGGCGTCCGCGAGGGCGGCCCAGAACTCGGTCGCGCGCACGGGGTCGGACTCCTTGGCCCCGCGGTTGACCCCTTCTGGACGAACGGCACCCGCTACGGCGAGGTCAAGGGCTACGACGGCCCTCCGATCCCTGCGCCGCAGCTCCCGCCGGTGCCGCTGAAGGCGCGCGGACGGGTGCGCTGACCTGCACGTTTCTGAAACGTGTCGATCTAGGTCAGCCGAGGAGAGGTCGCATCCCGCGCGGAGATCGTTCCGGTGGGGCGGGCGACGGGGGCTCCGGGAGGCCTCCTCCGGGCCCTCGATGTTTCCCAGGTATGACCAGCTGGGGTCAGCTTTGCCCGGACCAATGCTGACTTCGGTGACAGTTCGTCAGGATGCTGGATGACTTCCGGTGGCCACGA from Streptomyces sp. NBC_00190 harbors:
- the amcA gene encoding multiple cyclophane-containing RiPP AmcA gives rise to the protein MSVHTPTDAATLVMDSAEGFESLLEAAGTAAVARWENAWTNATWSNQPTSEAAHAKPLAAFDNRPTWDNPTATFDNRPTWDNWKNK
- a CDS encoding IS701 family transposase, whose product is MTEQAGETWDRDLDHLFTTIGHHFGRVEPRRRMRDYVRALLGPVARKNSWQLAEHAGHATPDALQHLLSRARWDPDGIRDDLQAYVAEHLGRPNGVLIIDDTGFLKKGTTSAGVQRQYSGTAGRTENCQIGVFAAYTSTAGRALVDRELYLPRSWTDDRDRCRAAKVPDQREFATKNTLAATIVRRALASPLPIAWVTADAAYGQDNRFRRMLETSGVGYVLAVPKSQFSLAGPRIDKAFDKAPDQAWERRSCGAGAKGQREYDWAAVQLRPVDEYDHRDGVLIRRRWALARRSLSRPDEIAYYLAYTPLDVAVDELVRVAGARWAIEECFQAAKNECGLDEYEVRRYVGWYRHITLAMLAHTFLAVMSTQAAQKGDPPVRMPWSSSSLWQKCGASWQLVHPEIPAPTPTR
- a CDS encoding type II toxin-antitoxin system PemK/MazF family toxin — protein: MQRGEVWWVEFDERRPVVLLPGDEASGFRAMQVVAPAGVDISDLGVEVAVGATEGLPFEGVLRFAFPRPGFTPCTWLTTVSRDDLVERAGVLSSVKLSEIEDALRVAEQPKEWTATAAAKLSEMKDALRLGGLE
- a CDS encoding pentapeptide repeat-containing protein, translating into MAIRTFGHATITLPGLDEPGLYLNNVDSLDSSHGTVQDFAYGDADLRSLDLADTQLVTGRIAGVRAKRLEFEAVNLHGVEISDSELGSARWTGSKLTRVHVRDCKLMGASLDGLVLDDVLFEGCKLDFATFEKVRVTGPVAFIGCVLKEATFTDCDLSDVVFTDCTLRLTEFGTGRYRNTDLRENDLSAIRGLANLAKVRIDPGQQSDLAEALVNELDITIGDD